A window of Streptomyces gilvosporeus contains these coding sequences:
- the kdpF gene encoding K(+)-transporting ATPase subunit F translates to MTIENIVGLIVAVALLGYLVLALVFPERF, encoded by the coding sequence GTGACCATCGAGAACATCGTCGGCCTGATCGTTGCCGTCGCCCTGCTGGGATACCTGGTCCTTGCCCTCGTTTTCCCGGAGAGGTTCTAG
- the kdpA gene encoding potassium-transporting ATPase subunit KdpA — translation MSPILAGVLQLIALIAALALAYRPLGDYMAAVYSSPKHLRIEKVIYRCIGANADAEMRWPAYLRGVLAFSLVGVVFLYLLQRLQGGMPLSLGFASISPDQAFNTAASFVANTNWQSYSGEQAMGHVVQTAGLAVQNFVSAATGMAVAVALVRGFARSRTGDLGNFWADLVRGTVRVLVPIAVVGAVVLVACGAVQNFAGIHEVGQFMGGHQQTNGGAIASQEAIKELGTNGGGYFNANSAHPFENPTAFTNLFEIFLILVIPFALTRTFGKLVGNVKQGYAILATMGVIWLGFVALMMWTEFAHGGPALQAAGAAMEGKETRFGVGSSAIFSVSTTLTSTGAVDSFHSSFTAFGGGIQLLGMMLGEIAPGGVGSGLYGMLVMAIIAVFIAGLMVGRTPEYLGKKIGTREIKLAACYILITPTLVLGFSAASMVLPDALGSMLNTKALGAGAHGFSEVLYAFTSGGNNNGSAFAGLNANTPWYNTTIGLAMLLGRFLPMVFVLALAGSLAEQQPVPETAGTLRTEKPLFAGLLVGTILIITGLTYFPALALGPLAEGLS, via the coding sequence ATGAGCCCCATCCTCGCAGGAGTGCTCCAGCTGATAGCGCTCATCGCGGCGCTCGCCCTGGCGTACCGCCCCCTCGGCGACTACATGGCCGCCGTCTACAGCTCCCCCAAGCACCTCCGTATCGAGAAGGTCATCTACCGCTGCATCGGCGCCAACGCCGACGCCGAGATGCGCTGGCCCGCCTATCTGCGCGGCGTCCTGGCGTTCTCCCTGGTGGGTGTGGTCTTCCTCTACCTGCTCCAGCGCCTCCAGGGCGGGATGCCGCTGTCCCTGGGCTTCGCGTCGATCAGCCCGGACCAGGCGTTCAACACCGCCGCGTCCTTCGTCGCCAACACCAACTGGCAGTCCTACAGCGGCGAGCAGGCCATGGGCCATGTCGTCCAGACCGCCGGTCTCGCGGTGCAGAACTTCGTGTCCGCCGCCACCGGCATGGCCGTCGCCGTCGCCCTGGTCCGCGGCTTCGCCCGGTCGCGTACGGGCGACCTCGGCAACTTCTGGGCCGACCTGGTGCGCGGCACCGTGCGCGTGCTCGTCCCGATCGCCGTCGTCGGCGCCGTCGTCCTGGTCGCCTGCGGTGCGGTGCAGAACTTCGCCGGCATCCACGAGGTCGGCCAGTTCATGGGCGGCCACCAGCAGACCAACGGCGGTGCGATCGCCTCCCAGGAGGCCATCAAGGAACTGGGCACCAACGGAGGCGGCTACTTCAACGCCAACTCCGCCCACCCCTTCGAGAACCCCACCGCCTTCACCAACCTCTTCGAGATCTTCCTGATCCTCGTCATCCCGTTCGCGCTGACCCGCACCTTCGGCAAGCTCGTCGGGAACGTGAAGCAGGGCTACGCGATCCTCGCCACGATGGGCGTCATCTGGCTCGGTTTCGTCGCGCTGATGATGTGGACCGAGTTCGCCCACGGCGGCCCGGCGCTCCAGGCGGCCGGCGCGGCGATGGAGGGCAAGGAGACCCGCTTCGGCGTCGGCTCCTCCGCGATCTTCTCGGTGTCGACCACGCTCACCTCGACCGGTGCGGTGGACTCCTTCCACTCCTCGTTCACGGCCTTCGGCGGCGGCATCCAGCTGCTCGGCATGATGCTCGGCGAGATCGCACCCGGCGGTGTGGGCTCCGGCCTCTACGGCATGCTCGTCATGGCGATCATCGCGGTGTTCATCGCCGGCCTGATGGTGGGCCGGACGCCCGAGTACCTCGGCAAGAAGATCGGCACCCGTGAGATCAAGCTCGCGGCCTGCTACATCCTCATCACCCCGACGCTGGTGCTCGGCTTCTCCGCGGCCTCGATGGTGCTGCCGGACGCGCTGGGCTCGATGCTCAACACCAAGGCGCTGGGCGCCGGAGCGCACGGCTTCTCCGAGGTGCTCTACGCCTTCACCTCCGGCGGCAACAACAACGGCTCCGCCTTCGCCGGACTGAACGCCAACACGCCCTGGTACAACACCACGATCGGTCTGGCGATGCTGCTCGGCCGCTTCCTGCCGATGGTGTTCGTGCTCGCCCTGGCCGGCTCGCTCGCCGAGCAGCAGCCGGTCCCGGAGACCGCGGGCACCCTGCGTACCGAGAAGCCGCTCTTCGCGGGGCTGCTCGTCGGCACGATCCTGATCATCACCGGTCTGACCTACTTCCCGGCGCTGGCCCTCGGGCCGCTGGCGGAGGGTCTGTCATGA
- the kdpB gene encoding potassium-transporting ATPase subunit KdpB: MTAPVKPEGPGSMASSSTATPTRAPHQDVPTGHQPGDGRVGGGLFDPKQLIKSFPDAIRKLDPRVMVKSPVMFVVEVGSVLTTVFAVTKPSDWFGWAIAAWLWLTVIFANLAEAVAEGRGKAQADTLRKAKTDTVARRLNGDAEEQVPGTELRIGDLVVCEAGDIIPGDGDVVEGVASVDESAITGESAPVIRESGGDRCAVTGGTKVLSDRIVIKITTKPGETFIDRMINLVEGAARQKTPNEIALNILLASLTIVFLLAVVTLQPFAIYAGAEQPMIVLLALLVCLIPTTIGALLSAIGIAGMDRLVQRNVLAMSGRAVEAAGDVSTLLLDKTGTITLGNRQAAEFVPVRGTTEAEVADAAQLSSLADETPEGRSIVVLAKEKYGLRERHQGELVDAEWVPFTAQTRMSGVDVDGRKVRKGASGSVIAWVQERGGEVAADAQQLTDSISQAGGTPLLVALEDERGPRVLGVIHLKDVVKEGMRERFVELRKMGIKTVMITGDNPLTAKAIADEAGVDDFLAEATPEDKMALIKREQAGGKLVAMTGDGTNDAPALAQADVGVAMNTGTSAAKEAGNMVDLDSNPTKLIEIVEIGKQLLITRGALTTFSIANDVAKYFAIIPAMFAVAYPGLDSLNIMRLSSPNSAILSAIIFNALIIVALVPLALRGVQYRPVSADKMLRRNLAVYGLGGLIAPFIGIKLIDLLISLIPGLH; this comes from the coding sequence ATGACCGCCCCCGTGAAACCGGAAGGGCCCGGCTCCATGGCCTCCAGTTCGACAGCCACTCCGACGCGCGCTCCGCACCAGGACGTCCCCACCGGGCACCAGCCCGGCGACGGCCGCGTGGGCGGCGGTCTCTTCGATCCCAAGCAGCTGATCAAGTCCTTCCCGGACGCGATACGCAAGCTCGACCCGCGGGTGATGGTCAAGTCCCCCGTGATGTTCGTGGTCGAGGTCGGCTCCGTGCTGACCACGGTCTTCGCCGTCACGAAGCCCTCGGACTGGTTCGGCTGGGCGATCGCGGCCTGGCTGTGGCTGACCGTGATCTTCGCCAACCTCGCCGAGGCGGTCGCCGAGGGCCGCGGCAAGGCGCAGGCCGACACCCTGCGCAAGGCCAAGACCGACACTGTCGCGCGCCGGCTGAACGGCGACGCGGAGGAGCAGGTTCCCGGCACCGAGCTGCGCATCGGCGACCTGGTCGTCTGCGAGGCCGGCGACATCATCCCCGGCGACGGTGACGTCGTCGAAGGGGTCGCCTCCGTCGACGAGTCGGCGATCACCGGTGAGTCGGCGCCGGTCATCCGCGAGTCCGGCGGCGACCGCTGTGCCGTCACCGGTGGCACGAAGGTGCTCTCCGACCGCATCGTCATCAAGATCACGACGAAGCCCGGCGAGACCTTCATCGACCGGATGATCAACCTCGTCGAGGGCGCCGCACGGCAGAAGACCCCCAACGAGATCGCGCTGAACATCCTGCTCGCCTCGCTCACCATCGTCTTCCTGCTGGCGGTCGTCACCCTCCAGCCGTTCGCGATCTACGCGGGCGCCGAGCAGCCGATGATCGTGCTGCTCGCGCTGCTGGTCTGCCTGATCCCGACGACGATCGGTGCGCTGCTGTCGGCCATCGGCATCGCCGGTATGGACCGGCTGGTGCAGCGCAACGTCCTGGCCATGTCGGGACGGGCGGTCGAGGCCGCCGGTGACGTGTCGACGCTGCTGCTCGACAAGACCGGCACCATCACCCTCGGCAACCGCCAGGCCGCCGAGTTCGTGCCCGTCCGCGGCACCACCGAGGCCGAGGTCGCCGACGCCGCCCAGCTCTCCTCGCTGGCCGACGAGACGCCCGAGGGCCGCTCCATCGTCGTCCTGGCCAAGGAGAAGTACGGGCTGCGCGAACGGCACCAGGGCGAGCTGGTGGACGCGGAGTGGGTGCCGTTCACCGCCCAGACCCGGATGTCGGGGGTGGACGTCGACGGGCGCAAGGTCCGCAAGGGCGCGTCCGGTTCGGTCATCGCCTGGGTGCAGGAGCGCGGCGGCGAGGTCGCCGCGGACGCCCAGCAGCTGACCGACAGCATCTCGCAGGCCGGCGGCACCCCGCTGCTGGTCGCGCTGGAGGACGAGCGCGGCCCGCGCGTCCTGGGCGTCATCCACCTCAAGGACGTCGTCAAGGAGGGCATGCGCGAACGGTTCGTCGAGCTGCGCAAGATGGGCATCAAGACCGTCATGATCACGGGTGACAACCCGCTGACGGCCAAGGCCATCGCCGACGAGGCGGGCGTGGACGACTTCCTCGCGGAGGCCACGCCCGAGGACAAGATGGCGCTCATCAAGCGCGAGCAGGCCGGCGGCAAGCTGGTCGCGATGACCGGTGACGGTACGAACGACGCGCCCGCGCTCGCGCAGGCGGACGTCGGCGTGGCGATGAACACCGGTACCTCGGCCGCCAAGGAGGCCGGGAACATGGTGGACCTGGACTCCAACCCGACCAAGCTCATCGAGATCGTCGAGATCGGCAAGCAGCTGCTGATCACCCGGGGCGCGCTGACCACCTTCTCGATCGCCAACGACGTCGCGAAGTACTTCGCGATCATCCCGGCGATGTTCGCGGTGGCCTACCCGGGCCTGGACTCCCTCAACATCATGCGGCTGTCCAGCCCCAACTCCGCGATCCTCTCGGCGATCATCTTCAATGCGCTGATCATCGTCGCCCTGGTGCCGCTCGCCCTCAGGGGCGTGCAGTACCGGCCGGTCAGCGCCGACAAGATGCTGCGTCGCAACCTCGCCGTCTACGGGCTCGGTGGCCTGATCGCGCCGTTCATCGGCATCAAGCTCATCGACCTGCTCATCTCCCTCATCCCCGGGCTGCACTGA
- the kdpC gene encoding potassium-transporting ATPase subunit KdpC translates to MNNSVSNTARLLGAGLRALLVLTVLCGVLYPLAVTGVAQAAFPDQANGSEVSSHGKVVGSSLLGQRYDKGTDKAGNPIPDLRFFQPRPSAGLGSNKTNGVNTQYDLQVSGASNQGATNTDLVKAVKQRKAWVARTYGVPESKVPADAVTSSGSGLDPDISPEYARLQADRIAKENGLPAATVRKLVADHISGRALGFMGEPRVNVLELNIALKDLVHGRG, encoded by the coding sequence ATGAACAACTCGGTAAGCAACACCGCCCGGTTGCTCGGCGCGGGACTGCGCGCCCTGCTCGTCCTGACCGTGCTGTGCGGGGTCCTCTACCCGCTGGCCGTCACGGGAGTGGCCCAGGCGGCATTCCCCGACCAGGCCAACGGCTCGGAGGTGAGCTCCCACGGCAAGGTCGTCGGCTCCTCGCTGCTCGGCCAGCGCTACGACAAGGGCACGGACAAGGCCGGCAACCCCATACCGGACCTGCGGTTCTTCCAGCCGCGCCCCTCGGCGGGACTGGGCAGCAACAAGACCAACGGGGTCAACACCCAGTACGACCTCCAGGTCTCCGGTGCGTCCAACCAGGGCGCCACCAACACCGACCTCGTCAAGGCGGTCAAGCAGCGCAAGGCATGGGTCGCCAGGACCTACGGCGTGCCCGAGTCCAAGGTCCCGGCGGACGCCGTCACGTCCTCCGGCTCCGGGCTGGACCCCGACATCTCGCCGGAGTACGCCCGGCTCCAGGCCGACCGGATCGCCAAGGAGAACGGTCTTCCCGCGGCTACGGTGCGCAAGCTGGTCGCGGATCACATCAGCGGCCGCGCCCTCGGCTTCATGGGCGAACCGCGGGTGAACGTCCTGGAGTTGAACATCGCGCTCAAGGACCTGGTGCACGGCCGCGGCTGA
- a CDS encoding GNAT family N-acetyltransferase, whose product MTQLRTAHTADLDAATLDAARALLDDAFDDLTEEDWEHALGGIHALLHADGALIGHAAVVQRRLVHGGRALRCGYVEGVAVRADRRGRGHGGALLGALERVIRGAYDLGALSAGDAAAGFYAGRGWQRWRGSSWTLSPTGIRRTPEEDGGLYVLPTAATPLDLDAALTCDWREGDVW is encoded by the coding sequence ATGACCCAGTTACGTACCGCCCATACGGCCGATCTGGACGCCGCCACCCTGGACGCGGCCCGTGCGCTGCTCGACGACGCCTTCGACGACCTGACCGAGGAGGACTGGGAACACGCGCTCGGCGGCATCCATGCGCTCCTCCACGCGGACGGCGCACTCATCGGGCACGCCGCCGTCGTCCAGCGCCGCCTGGTGCACGGCGGCCGGGCGCTGCGCTGCGGCTATGTGGAGGGCGTCGCCGTCCGCGCGGACCGCCGCGGCCGCGGCCACGGCGGGGCGCTGCTCGGCGCCCTCGAACGCGTGATACGCGGCGCCTACGACCTCGGCGCCCTGTCCGCCGGCGACGCCGCCGCGGGCTTCTACGCGGGGCGCGGCTGGCAGCGGTGGCGCGGCAGCTCCTGGACCCTGAGCCCGACCGGCATCCGCCGCACCCCCGAAGAGGACGGCGGTCTCTATGTCCTGCCGACGGCGGCGACCCCGCTCGACCTGGATGCGGCCCTCACCTGCGACTGGCGTGAGGGAGATGTCTGGTAG
- a CDS encoding sensor histidine kinase, with amino-acid sequence MARGKLRIYLGAAPGVGKTYAMLSEAHRRIERGTDLVVGFVEHHGRPRTEVMLHGLEHIARRELAYRGTSFTEMDVDAVLARRPAVALVDELAHTNVPGSRNGKRWQDIEELLEAGVDVISTVNIQHLESLGDVVESITGVRQQETVPDEVVRRADQIELVDMSPQALRRRMAHGNIYTSDKVDAALSNYFRPGNLTALRELALLWVADRVDEYLQAYRAEHSIRSTWQARERIVVGLTGGPEGRTLIRRAARMAAKGSGSEVLAVYIARSDGLTSASPKELAVQRTLVEDLGGTFHHVIGDDIPSALLEFARGVNATQIVLGSSRRKAWQYVFGPGVGATVARDSGPDLDVHIVTHEEAAKGRGLPVARGARLGRARIIAGWLVGVAGPVLLSLLLTGIDTGPGLANDVLLFLFLTVVAALLGGQLPALASAAVGSLLLNFYFTPPTHTLTVSDPKNIVAIAIFFAVAVSVASVVDLAARRTHQAARLRAESEILSFLAGSVLRGETTLDALLERVRETFAMDTVVLLERGSEVEPWTCAGRAGSGDSRPPARPEDADVDMPVGDHMALALTGRVLPAEDRRVLAAFAAQAAVVLDRQRLVGEAERARELAEGNRIRTALLAAVSHDLRTPLASIKASVTSLRSDDVAWSEADEKELLAGIEAGADRLDHLVGNLLDMSRLQTGTVTPLIREIDLDEVVPMALGGVPEGSVTLDIPEELPIVAVDPGLLERSVANLVENAVKYSPEGRTVLVSASALGDRVELRIVDRGPGVPDSAKDRIFAPFQRYGDSPRGAGVGLGLAVARGFAESMGGTLAAEDTPGGGMTMVLTLRAAAGHPEVPADLPARAVT; translated from the coding sequence ATGGCACGCGGCAAGCTACGGATATATCTCGGCGCGGCACCGGGCGTCGGCAAGACGTACGCGATGCTGTCCGAGGCGCACCGGCGCATCGAGCGCGGTACGGATCTCGTGGTGGGTTTCGTCGAGCACCACGGCAGGCCCCGTACCGAGGTGATGCTGCACGGGCTGGAGCACATCGCGCGCCGCGAGCTGGCCTACCGCGGCACCTCGTTCACCGAGATGGACGTCGATGCGGTACTGGCGCGGCGGCCGGCCGTGGCGCTGGTCGACGAGCTGGCCCACACCAACGTCCCCGGTTCGCGCAACGGCAAGCGCTGGCAGGACATCGAGGAGCTGCTGGAGGCCGGGGTCGATGTGATCTCGACCGTCAACATCCAGCATCTGGAGTCGCTCGGAGACGTCGTCGAGTCGATAACGGGAGTGCGCCAGCAGGAGACCGTGCCCGACGAAGTCGTCCGCCGGGCCGACCAGATCGAGCTTGTCGACATGTCGCCCCAGGCGCTGCGCCGCCGTATGGCACACGGCAACATCTACACCTCCGACAAGGTCGACGCCGCGCTGTCCAACTACTTCCGGCCCGGCAACCTCACCGCGCTGCGCGAGCTGGCGCTGCTGTGGGTCGCCGACCGGGTGGACGAGTACCTCCAGGCGTACCGCGCCGAGCACTCGATCCGTTCGACCTGGCAGGCGCGCGAGCGCATCGTCGTCGGCCTGACCGGCGGCCCCGAGGGCCGTACGCTGATCCGCCGCGCGGCCCGGATGGCGGCCAAGGGGTCCGGCAGCGAGGTGCTCGCCGTCTACATCGCCCGCAGCGACGGGCTGACCTCCGCCTCGCCCAAGGAACTGGCCGTCCAGCGCACGCTGGTGGAGGACCTCGGCGGTACGTTCCACCACGTCATCGGCGACGACATCCCGTCGGCCCTGCTGGAGTTCGCCCGCGGGGTCAACGCCACCCAGATCGTGCTCGGCTCCAGCCGCCGCAAAGCTTGGCAGTACGTCTTCGGCCCGGGCGTGGGCGCCACCGTCGCCCGCGACTCCGGACCCGACCTCGACGTCCACATCGTCACCCACGAAGAGGCCGCCAAGGGCCGGGGGCTGCCGGTGGCGCGCGGGGCGCGGCTGGGGCGGGCGAGGATCATCGCCGGCTGGCTCGTCGGAGTGGCCGGTCCGGTGCTGCTCTCGCTGCTGCTGACCGGCATCGACACCGGCCCGGGGCTGGCCAACGACGTCCTGCTCTTCCTGTTCCTGACGGTCGTCGCGGCGCTGCTCGGCGGACAGCTGCCGGCGCTGGCCTCCGCCGCCGTCGGTTCGCTGCTGCTGAACTTCTACTTCACGCCACCCACCCACACCCTCACGGTCAGCGACCCCAAGAACATCGTCGCCATCGCGATCTTCTTCGCGGTTGCGGTGTCGGTCGCCTCGGTGGTGGATCTCGCCGCCCGCCGCACCCACCAGGCCGCCCGGCTGCGCGCCGAGTCGGAGATCCTCTCCTTCCTCGCGGGCAGTGTGCTGCGCGGCGAGACGACGCTGGACGCGCTGCTGGAGCGGGTTCGGGAGACCTTCGCCATGGACACGGTGGTGCTCCTGGAGCGCGGCAGCGAGGTGGAGCCGTGGACCTGCGCCGGCCGGGCGGGCAGCGGTGACAGCCGGCCGCCCGCGCGCCCCGAGGACGCCGATGTCGACATGCCGGTGGGCGACCACATGGCGCTGGCGCTGACCGGGCGGGTGCTGCCCGCGGAGGACCGCCGGGTGCTGGCCGCGTTCGCCGCCCAGGCCGCCGTCGTCCTGGACCGGCAGCGGCTGGTGGGCGAGGCGGAGCGGGCCCGCGAGCTGGCGGAGGGCAACCGCATCCGTACGGCGCTGCTGGCCGCGGTCAGCCACGACCTGCGGACCCCTCTGGCGAGCATCAAGGCCTCGGTCACCTCCCTGCGCTCCGACGACGTCGCCTGGTCCGAGGCGGACGAGAAGGAGCTGCTGGCCGGCATCGAGGCGGGCGCGGACCGGCTCGACCACCTGGTCGGCAACCTCCTGGACATGTCCCGGCTCCAGACCGGCACGGTCACCCCGCTGATCCGCGAGATCGACCTCGACGAGGTGGTCCCGATGGCGCTGGGCGGCGTACCGGAGGGCAGCGTCACCCTCGACATCCCTGAGGAACTGCCGATCGTCGCCGTCGATCCGGGTCTGCTGGAACGTTCGGTCGCCAACCTCGTCGAGAACGCGGTGAAGTACAGCCCGGAGGGGAGGACGGTGCTGGTCTCGGCCAGTGCGCTCGGCGACCGGGTGGAGCTGCGGATCGTCGACCGCGGGCCGGGCGTCCCCGACAGCGCCAAGGACCGGATCTTCGCCCCCTTCCAGCGCTACGGGGACTCCCCGCGCGGCGCCGGCGTGGGCCTGGGCCTGGCCGTGGCCCGGGGCTTCGCGGAGTCGATGGGCGGCACCCTGGCCGCCGAGGACACCCCCGGCGGCGGCATGACCATGGTGCTCACCCTCCGGGCGGCGGCCGGCCATCCAGAGGTCCCCGCCGACCTCCCGGCCCGGGCCGTCACATGA